In Humulus lupulus chromosome 7, drHumLupu1.1, whole genome shotgun sequence, the following are encoded in one genomic region:
- the LOC133791931 gene encoding uncharacterized protein LOC133791931 produces MNAVVCKGKLKLNKLYLLSISGSPRTGMKNIWCKLSVPKYRFILWQAFHQKLLTRDLLQHCNIPIISQCCPVCESDMESHAHLFFDCLFSRKVLQSVANWLGDLIWPGNFQSWCCWLEKPSKDDLSWVVAATLAASVYFIWKNRNKCWLENCCFSVAHVDVLIRNSVKDRVNNLSRRSKNLNLREKLMIHFFSRL; encoded by the coding sequence ATGAATGCTGTTGTTTGTAAGGGGAAACTCAAGCTGAATAAACTTTATCTGCTATCCATTTCTGGTTCCCCTAGGACAGGAATGAAGAATATTTGGTGTAAACTCTCAGTGCCCAAGTACAGGTTTATACTGTGGCAAGCTTTTCATCAGAAGCTTCTTACCAGAGACTTATTGCAACACTGCAATATCCCTATTATCTCTCAATGTTGCCCGGTTTGTGAGTCTGATATGGAGAGCCATGCTCACCTATTTTTTGACTGTTTGTTTTCTAGGAAAGTTCTTCAATCGGTTGCTAATTGGCTGGGAGATCTAATTTGGCCTGGGAATTTTCAGAGTTGGTGTTGCTGGCTGGAAAAGCCCAGTAAGGATGATTTGTCTTGGGTAGTTGCAGCTACATTGGCTGCTTCAGTGTATTTCAtctggaaaaatagaaacaagtgCTGGTTGGAAAATTGCTGTTTTTCTGTGGCCCATGTTGATGTTCTTATTAGAAATTCAGTTAAAGATAGAGTTAATAACCTTAGTCGTAGGAGTAAAAATCTGAATTTGAGGGAGAAATTGATGATACATTTTTTCTCTAGATTGTAA